Within the Hypericibacter adhaerens genome, the region TCATGATGATCGCCGCCAGGCCATAATCGGTGTCGTTCGCCATGGCGATGGCCTCGGCCTCGTCGCGGAAGGATTGCAGGCAGAGCACAGGCCCGAACACCTCCTCGCGCAGGATCTCCGAGCCCGGCGGCGGATCGACGAACAAGGTCGGACGATAATAGAGGCCGCCCAACTCCTTGTTGGGGCCGCCGCCCAGCGCCGGCTTCAGGCCGGCGTCGAGCGCGCGCCGCACATAGCCGTCGACCCGCTCGAAATGCGGCCGGCTGATCTGCGGGCCGATGTCGGTCGTCTCGTCGCGGGGATCGCCCTGGCGCACCGCCCTCGCCTTGGCCATGAAGGCTTCGAGGAAGCGGTCGCGGATGCTGGCCTCGACCAGAAGCCTCGTGCCGGCGAGGCAGACCTGGCCGGCATTGTCGTACTGGCCGACGGCGGTGTTCACCGCGAGATCGAGATCGGCATCGGCGAAGACGAGATAGGGCGACTTGCCGCCGAGCTCGAAGGAGAGCGGCACCAGATTCTGGGAGGCCGAGGCCGCGATCAGCTTCGCCGTCGCGACCGAGCCGGTGAAGCTGAGCCGCCGGATCTTCGGATGGCTCGCCAGGGCCGCCCCCGCCTCGCGACCGATCCCCTGCACCACATTGAAGACGCCCTCGGGCAGGCCCGCCTCGGCCGTGATGTCGGCGAGAAGCGAAGCCGTCAGCGGCGCCCATTCCGGCGGCTTGTAGACGACGGTGCAGCCGGCCGCGAGCGCCGGCGCGATGCGCCAGGTGCCCAGCATCAGGGGCGCGTTCCAGGGCGTGATGATCGCCGCCACGCCGCTCGGGTCCCAGCTCACATGGTTGCGGTGGTTGCGGACCTCGAAATCCGGATGCTCGAGCTGCAGCAGCCAGTCGGCGAAGAAGCGGAAATTCATCGCCACCCGCGGCATCACCCCGCGGCGATGCGAGCGCAGCAGCGAGCCGTTGTCGCGGGTCTCGACCACGGCGAGGGATTCGACGCGCGCCTCGACCAGATCGGCGATCTTGTGGAGGAGCCGCGCCCGCTCCTCGCGGGAGGTGCGCGACCAGCCCTTGAAGGCCCGGTCCGCCGCCGCGACCGCGAGATCGACCTCGGCGGCACCGCCGCGCGCGAGCGCCGCGATCGGCGTCTCGTCGATCGGCGAGATGCTCTGGAACCGGTCGGCGCTGTCGATGCGCCGTCCGCCGATCCAGTGCCGGGTATCGATCTCCACGCCCTCGACGCGCGCAGACATGGCCGCTCCAAAATCGTTCGATATCGAATAATCTGGCAGAAGCCCACCTGGAGTCAAGGCGCCGGGCACCCATGCCTTTGCTTATTCAAAAGAGCCCGCGCCGCGTGAAGGGTAAGCGGGTTCGCTCCTTTCGTCACCCCGGCGAAGGTCGGGGTCCAGGAGCATCCGCCGACCAAGATTGGGCCCCGTCCGTGTTCGTGGATGCCGGCCTAAAGCCGGCATGACGGAGAACGCATTCTCACCCTGCATATGCCTCAAACAAAGGGAAAGGCCGAGTTCCCTGCTTCGTCACGGCTCTTCGCCGACCGGGCCGTCCATCTCGCCGATCGTGGCGAGGATCATGCGGATCGCTTCGGTCGCGGAATCCATCTGCCGCGCCGTCAGCTTGGCGACGATGCGGGTCTCTTCCGCGTTGAATTTCGGGAACAAACGGCTGATGAGCTCGGTGCCGCCCGCGGTCAGGTTGACGATGACCAGGCGCCGCTCCAGCTCGTTGGCGCGCCGGCGCACCAGCTTCCGGCCCTCGAGCATGTTGAGGATGCTGGAGAGCGTGCTCTTCGCCACGCCCGCCTCGACCGCGAGACGCCGGGTCTCGAGCTCGCCGAAGATCCAGAGGCACCACAGCACCACGAAGGCCGACCAATGGAGGTCGGATTCCTTGAGTACGCTACGCTCGAAATGCTGCCGGATGAAGCCCGCGGCGCGGTGGATGTTCGACACCAGCGCCATCGAATCGAGATTGATGCCGAGCCCCGCGACGCGCCGCTCGCCCAGCAGCTCCGCCAGCGGCTTCTGGGAGCGATGCGCGCGCGGCTTCTTCCCCGGCGACCCGGCATCGCCCGGCTGGCGCTTGGCCGGGCCGGAGCGGCTCGCTGCAGTGCGGCGTGACTTGGTCAAAAGCAAACTCCTTCGCAACCACCAAGCGGTTATAGCATCGCCGGGCAAAGCCGAAACAGCCGCGGCTTAACCAATCCGGCGCTCTTCCGCTCCCGGGCGCCCGACGGCTCTCTTGCTCCGGTTCAATCTCTGTATTATCGTTCGACATCGAATGAACGACCAGCATCGTCGCGCCGGGGCCATCCGTGCCCTGCCGGAGCGATGCGTTCGGGCGGCGGGCGGACGACGCGCGCCACAACAGGATGGCGGGGAGACCGAGAAGAATCGGCACCTCGCGCGTGTCAGGGGAGGACAGCATGGCTCAATCGACAACGGCCCAATCGACGAGCGCCAGCGGCGCATCGTCCGACCGGCTGCGGCGCAACGTTCTCGGCGTTGCCGCCGTCACCTTCTTCGTGGTTTCCGCCGCCGCGCCGCTGACGGCGGTCGCGGGCGGCTATCCGATCGCGATGCTCTTCGGCAACGGCCCCGGCGTGCCGGCGGCCGTGCTGGTCGTGACCCTGATCCTGCTGCTCTTCTCGGTCGGCTACACCACGATGGCGCGGCATGTTTCCAATGCCGGCTCCTTCTTCGCCTTCACCTCACAGGGTCTCGGCGGCATCGCCGGCGGTGCCGCGGCTTATGTGGCCGTCCTCGCCTACAACACCATGCAGATCGGCCTCTTGGGTCTGTTCGGCGCGGTCACGGGGGCCACGCTCTCGGGCCTGTTCGGGATCGACCTGCCCTGGTGGGTCTGGTCGCTGATCGGCACCGTGATCGTCGGAATCCTCGGCTACCGACAGATCGATCTTTCGGCCAAGGTGCTGGCCGTGCTCGTCATCGCCGAATATATCGCGGTGCTGATCCTCGATGCGACGATCCTGGGTGCCGGCGGCGCCGAAGGCGTCAACCTCACCAGCTTCACGCCCGACGCCTTCTTCAGCGGCTCCACCACGATCGGCATGCTGCTCTGCTTCGCGGCCTTCATGGGTTTCGAGGCCACCACGATCTACAGCGAAGAGGCGAAGGACCCGCAGCGGACGGTGCCGCGGGCGACCTACCTGTCGGTTCTGCTGATCGGCGTCTTCTACACCATCTCCACCTGGTGCATGGTGCTGGCCACGGGCGCCGATAATCTGCTGCCGACCTTGCAGGGCCTGCAGGACCCGACCAGCTTCGTCTTCGGCCTTTCGGACCAGTACGCGAACTCGACCCTCACCACGATCATGAGCCTGCTCATGATCTCGAGCGTGTTCGCGGCCCTGCTGGCCTTCCACAACGCGGCGGCCCGCTATTTCTACGTGCTCGGTCGCGAGGGGCTGCTGCCCGGTCATCTGGGCAAGACGCACGACATGCACCAGAGCCCGCATCTGGGCTCGGTCCTGCAGACGGTGCTGGCGGTGATCGTGCTGCTGATCTTCGTGGTCACGGGCCAGGATCCGGTGCTGGCGCTCTTCACCTGGCTCACCAACGTCGCGACGCTGAGCGTCATCGTGCTCATGGCGCTGGCCTCCTTCTCGGTCATCGCCTTCTTCCGGCGCGCCTCGCACCTGGAAGGCTCCGGCTTCAAGACCCTGCTGGCGCCGCTGGTGGCAGGGATCCTCCTCACCATCATCGCGGTCCTGGTGGTGGTGCATTTCGACGCGCTGACCGGTGCCCAGCCGGCGCTCGCGATCGGCCTGCCGATCCTGGTGCCGGCGGCGGCGTTGCTCGGCATCATCGCGGCGACGCGGCTGAAGCAGGCCTCGGCCGACAAGTTCGCCAAGCTGGGTGCCAATCGCGGAAGCTGACGGCGGCGCCGCGAATGCCGTAACGGACGAGATCAGGCCAGAGGCAGCCGCCTCTGGCCTGTTTCGTCTTCCACCCGCGTTGCTTCATCGGGAGAGTGAGGCATGGGTTTTGCCGACCAGATCACCGTCGAGGCGCTCGACCGGGATCCCTATCCCCTCTATGCCCGCCTGCGCCGCGAGGCGCCGGTGGCCTGGGTTCCGGCCGCCAATGTCTGGTTCGTCACGCGCTGGCAGGATGTCGAGTTCGTCAGCAAGAACACGGCGCTCTTCACGGCCGAGGTGCCGAGCTCGCCGGTCGAGCGTTCCATGGGCCGGCCCACCATCCTCACCAGCGACGGCGAGGTCCATGACGAGCTGCGCTGCGGCTTCGACAGCAAATACAAGCCCCGCGCCGTGGCCGACTATATCGACGCGCTCGCCGACCCGATCATCCAGGACCATCTCGGCCGGATCGCACCCCGGGGCCAAGCCGACCTGATCGCCGATTATTTCGAGCCCGTCTCCAGCCTCTGCCTCGCGCGCTCGCTGGGGTTCGGCCATGTGGATGCGCCGACCCTGCTGCGCTGGTTCCACGGGCTCGCCGTCGGTGCGGCCAACTACGAGAACGATCCGGCCAAGCTCGCGATCTCCGACCCGATCAACCGGGAGGTCGAGGCGGCGATCCTGCCGATCTTCGAGCGGCTCGAGCGCGAGCCCGACGGCTCGGCTCTGTCGCATATGCTCCATGACGGCATGAAGCCGGGAAAGACGCGGCCGCGCGAGTTCCTGCTGCCCTCGATCAAGATCGCGCTCCTGGGCGGCATGCAGGAACCGGGACATGGCGCCGCCTCGACGCTTGTCGCCCTGCTCGCCGATCCGATGCAGCACCGGCTGCTGCTGGCCGATTTCGACAAGCTGCTGCCCAAGGCCGCCGACGAGGGGCTGCGCTGGATGGCGCCGATCGGAACCCAGATGCGCCAGGCGACGCGCGATGTCGAGCTCGGCGGCGTCACCATCCCGGCCGGCGCGCCGGTCGCCTCGGTCATCTCCTCGGCCAGCCGCGACGAGGCGCGCTATCGCGAGCCCGACCGCTTCGACATCCGGCGCACCGAGACCGGCCACGCGGCCTATGGCTTCGGGTCCCATTTCTGCGCCGGCCGCTGGTTCGCCCAGCGCCTCGTGGTCTCGCTGCTGCGCGCCCTGCTGCAGCGGCTCCCCGACCTGACGCTGGTGCCGGACCGGCTGCCGCAGTTCCGCGGCTGGGAGTTCCGCGCGCCGACCTCGCTCCACGTGACCTTCACGCCGAACTGACGGGACGGCAGGCAGCAAACCACGGCTCGAGGGAAGGCGCGTTCACTCTCTCGTCATCCCCGCGAAGGCGGGGATCCATGAACACCCATCGAGCAAGATTAAGCCAAGGTCCGTGTTCATGGATGCCGGCCCAAAGCCGGCATGACGAATAAAAGCTCCCGTCGTTTGTGTTTGCGTCTCAGCACGTCCCTGGGCGCAAAGAAGAACCGCGACGACCTCGCGGTCGCCGCGGTTTCCGGTTCTGGTCGGCTGTAATCGAGCGTCAGTTCAGCCCGAGCTTCCCGCGCAGCTGGGACAGGTCCTCGGCCAGCGTGTTGACGGCGCCAGCGAGCACCTTTCGGTCCTCGTCCGTCAGCTTGTCATAGAGCTCGAAGCCGTCGCCCTTCTTGTATTTCGACAGCGTGGTATCGAGGGTCTGGAAGTTGTCGGCGACCTTCTTCACGAAGGCCGGATCGTCTTTCTCGACCAGCGGCCGGAACAGCTCGAAGATCTTGCGCGAGCCTTCGAAATTGGCCTGAAAGTCGAACAGATCGGTGTGGCTGTAGCGATCCTCCTCGCCCGAGATCTTCGTGGCGGCCACCTCTTCCATCAGCGCTGCCGCGCCGCCCACCACCTTGTCCGGCGGGAAGGTCAGCTCGGCGATGCGCTTGTTGAGCTCGTTGACGTCGGCCATCAGCTTGTCGGCGATGGGCGCCAGGCCCTCGGTGCTGTTCTTTGCCCAGAGGCCGTACTCGAGGCGATGGAAGCCGGGGAAGGTCGGATCGGCCTCGCCCTGCTCGTAATCGTCGGCGCGCGAATCGATCGAGGCGTCGAGGTCGCTGAACAGCTCGGCCA harbors:
- a CDS encoding aldehyde dehydrogenase; translation: MSARVEGVEIDTRHWIGGRRIDSADRFQSISPIDETPIAALARGGAAEVDLAVAAADRAFKGWSRTSREERARLLHKIADLVEARVESLAVVETRDNGSLLRSHRRGVMPRVAMNFRFFADWLLQLEHPDFEVRNHRNHVSWDPSGVAAIITPWNAPLMLGTWRIAPALAAGCTVVYKPPEWAPLTASLLADITAEAGLPEGVFNVVQGIGREAGAALASHPKIRRLSFTGSVATAKLIAASASQNLVPLSFELGGKSPYLVFADADLDLAVNTAVGQYDNAGQVCLAGTRLLVEASIRDRFLEAFMAKARAVRQGDPRDETTDIGPQISRPHFERVDGYVRRALDAGLKPALGGGPNKELGGLYYRPTLFVDPPPGSEILREEVFGPVLCLQSFRDEAEAIAMANDTDYGLAAIIMTGDETRAERVTSQVSAGLVWNNCFFVRDLRQAFGGNGKSGIGREGGTWSFDFYCDVKNSVFAPNGWRKHG
- a CDS encoding MarR family winged helix-turn-helix transcriptional regulator, yielding MTKSRRTAASRSGPAKRQPGDAGSPGKKPRAHRSQKPLAELLGERRVAGLGINLDSMALVSNIHRAAGFIRQHFERSVLKESDLHWSAFVVLWCLWIFGELETRRLAVEAGVAKSTLSSILNMLEGRKLVRRRANELERRLVIVNLTAGGTELISRLFPKFNAEETRIVAKLTARQMDSATEAIRMILATIGEMDGPVGEEP
- a CDS encoding APC family permease, with the translated sequence MAQSTTAQSTSASGASSDRLRRNVLGVAAVTFFVVSAAAPLTAVAGGYPIAMLFGNGPGVPAAVLVVTLILLLFSVGYTTMARHVSNAGSFFAFTSQGLGGIAGGAAAYVAVLAYNTMQIGLLGLFGAVTGATLSGLFGIDLPWWVWSLIGTVIVGILGYRQIDLSAKVLAVLVIAEYIAVLILDATILGAGGAEGVNLTSFTPDAFFSGSTTIGMLLCFAAFMGFEATTIYSEEAKDPQRTVPRATYLSVLLIGVFYTISTWCMVLATGADNLLPTLQGLQDPTSFVFGLSDQYANSTLTTIMSLLMISSVFAALLAFHNAAARYFYVLGREGLLPGHLGKTHDMHQSPHLGSVLQTVLAVIVLLIFVVTGQDPVLALFTWLTNVATLSVIVLMALASFSVIAFFRRASHLEGSGFKTLLAPLVAGILLTIIAVLVVVHFDALTGAQPALAIGLPILVPAAALLGIIAATRLKQASADKFAKLGANRGS
- a CDS encoding cytochrome P450; amino-acid sequence: MGFADQITVEALDRDPYPLYARLRREAPVAWVPAANVWFVTRWQDVEFVSKNTALFTAEVPSSPVERSMGRPTILTSDGEVHDELRCGFDSKYKPRAVADYIDALADPIIQDHLGRIAPRGQADLIADYFEPVSSLCLARSLGFGHVDAPTLLRWFHGLAVGAANYENDPAKLAISDPINREVEAAILPIFERLEREPDGSALSHMLHDGMKPGKTRPREFLLPSIKIALLGGMQEPGHGAASTLVALLADPMQHRLLLADFDKLLPKAADEGLRWMAPIGTQMRQATRDVELGGVTIPAGAPVASVISSASRDEARYREPDRFDIRRTETGHAAYGFGSHFCAGRWFAQRLVVSLLRALLQRLPDLTLVPDRLPQFRGWEFRAPTSLHVTFTPN
- the efeO gene encoding iron uptake system protein EfeO, coding for MTLRLPLMAATMAITLGAVALGSMAIPARAAVEPMELVGPVSEYKIYVSEKLQKLVADTKAFTDAVKAGDIDKAKTLFGPTRMSYEAVEPVAELFSDLDASIDSRADDYEQGEADPTFPGFHRLEYGLWAKNSTEGLAPIADKLMADVNELNKRIAELTFPPDKVVGGAAALMEEVAATKISGEEDRYSHTDLFDFQANFEGSRKIFELFRPLVEKDDPAFVKKVADNFQTLDTTLSKYKKGDGFELYDKLTDEDRKVLAGAVNTLAEDLSQLRGKLGLN